A stretch of the Planktothricoides raciborskii GIHE-MW2 genome encodes the following:
- a CDS encoding GTP-binding protein, producing MGSNSQSRHLNSARATIRRSLSWYSYIRRHPQPFTEIEHQAAMQAQLDGLKASLEKLDQEILRIAAFGLVSRGKSALLNALLGQKLLTTGPIHGVTQWPRSLQWKLDEIPIANPSLKKNNDGDQKIIIELIDTPGLDEVEGQARSQMARDVAQQADLILFVVAGDITRTEYDALCDLRQAGKPMILVFNKIDLYPDQDREAIYQQLLSLGGSRGVNRLLSANDIVMVSAEPAPLQVRVEWPDGRVSYELETPGPQVEELKQKIFSIVQKEGRSLIALNALTQVRDAESKMAKIALAARTEQAENLIQKFSQYKALAVALNPIPIIDLLGGSVADLLLIRSLARLYGLPMTSYEAGNLLKQILFSSGGLLLSELLSGVFLGLSKTGAAIGGGMGDGSGITAYAGAAIAQATMAGFGTYKVGQAAQVYLEQGCTWGQMGPSTVIQEILSQLDHDSVCDRLREDLQQQLKKSAV from the coding sequence ATTGGATCGAATTCTCAAAGTCGTCATTTGAATAGTGCGCGGGCGACGATTCGTCGATCGCTTTCTTGGTATTCTTATATTCGTCGCCACCCGCAACCGTTTACGGAAATTGAACATCAAGCGGCAATGCAAGCCCAGTTAGATGGCTTAAAAGCAAGTTTAGAAAAGTTAGACCAAGAAATTCTTCGTATCGCTGCTTTTGGTTTAGTCAGTCGAGGAAAATCAGCGTTATTAAATGCGTTGTTAGGTCAGAAACTTTTGACAACGGGGCCAATTCATGGGGTGACTCAATGGCCGCGATCGCTACAGTGGAAACTTGATGAGATCCCGATCGCGAACCCTTCCTTAAAAAAGAATAATGATGGGGATCAAAAAATAATTATTGAGTTAATCGATACCCCTGGTTTGGATGAGGTGGAAGGGCAAGCCCGATCGCAGATGGCGCGAGATGTGGCCCAACAAGCGGATTTAATTTTATTTGTGGTCGCTGGGGATATTACCCGAACTGAATATGATGCTTTGTGCGATTTACGGCAAGCAGGAAAGCCCATGATTTTGGTGTTTAACAAGATTGATTTATATCCCGACCAAGACCGAGAAGCGATTTATCAACAGTTGTTATCTTTGGGGGGAAGTCGTGGGGTGAATCGTTTACTTTCGGCCAATGATATTGTCATGGTTTCCGCCGAACCTGCGCCGTTACAAGTGCGGGTAGAATGGCCCGATGGTCGGGTGAGTTATGAGTTAGAAACTCCAGGGCCACAAGTTGAAGAATTGAAACAGAAAATTTTTAGCATTGTCCAGAAAGAAGGGCGATCGCTGATTGCTTTGAATGCCTTAACTCAAGTGCGAGATGCAGAGTCAAAAATGGCTAAAATTGCCTTAGCCGCCAGAACGGAACAAGCAGAAAATTTAATTCAAAAGTTTTCTCAATATAAAGCTTTGGCAGTAGCTTTAAATCCGATTCCGATTATTGATTTGTTGGGCGGTTCTGTGGCAGATTTATTGTTGATTCGTTCTTTAGCCCGGTTATATGGTTTGCCCATGACCAGTTATGAAGCCGGGAATTTGTTAAAGCAAATTCTGTTTAGTAGCGGCGGTTTATTATTAAGTGAATTGCTGAGTGGGGTATTTTTAGGTTTGAGTAAAACTGGCGCGGCAATTGGTGGCGGAATGGGTGATGGTTCTGGGATTACTGCTTATGCGGGGGCAGCGATCGCCCAGGCAACTATGGCCGGGTTTGGTACTTATAAAGTGGGACAAGCAGCACAAGTTTATTTAGAACAAGGTTGCACTTGGGGACAAATGGGGCCGAGTACAGTAATTCAGGAAATTTTAAGTCAGTTAGACCATGATTCGGTGTGCGATCGCCTGCGGGAAGATTTGCAACAACAACTGAAAAAATCGGCAGTTTAG
- a CDS encoding DUF29 domain-containing protein translates to MTAIQSITTATTSLYEQDFYLWLQTNIKLLKEGNFAEIDLDNLLEELESMGKNDKNALKSNLRILIMQLLKYKYQHKKLTNSWNYTIREHRIRLEDTFKTSPSLYRFFEEIFNESYQDARELAADETGLSIQIFPPESPFTREEVLNPDFLPADNEPKNNE, encoded by the coding sequence ATGACAGCGATCCAATCAATCACAACGGCAACAACATCCCTTTATGAACAAGATTTTTATCTGTGGTTACAGACGAATATCAAATTATTAAAAGAGGGAAATTTTGCCGAAATCGATTTAGACAACTTACTTGAGGAATTAGAAAGCATGGGGAAAAACGATAAAAATGCTTTAAAAAGTAATCTGCGGATACTTATCATGCAATTACTCAAGTATAAATATCAGCATAAAAAACTAACAAATAGTTGGAATTACACCATTCGAGAACATCGTATTCGCCTCGAAGATACTTTCAAAACCAGTCCGAGTTTATATCGGTTTTTTGAAGAGATTTTTAATGAATCTTATCAAGATGCGAGAGAACTGGCCGCCGATGAAACGGGTTTATCCATCCAGATATTTCCCCCAGAGTCTCCCTTTACTAGAGAAGAAGTGCTTAACCCTGACTTTTTACCGGCTGATAATGAGCCTAAAAATAATGAGTAG